The genomic interval AAACCGCTCTTATCATTCAACGCAGTCTTTAGGGCATCCAGTGTCCTCTCCCAAATAATGGCACCCCAATCAAGACTGTTGTAGTACTCTAAGTTTTGAATGTCCTTAAAACGTTTAAGGTTCACTgcatttttctgtttgttttttcccatcattgcaacctcAGTATAGTAGACTACTGTGATCTTCATAGCATCCTCCTTATTTTCAAACTCCAACTCGTGTTAACGTTTAACTTGTCCTTATTTTCAAGTTGACGGACATGTAAGGTGTCCTTCGTCACTCGATTACCAAAATACTTGATTGCAAGTTTATACAAGGATTGTTGGTTCTGATCAACTCGTGTTGGGGATTGATACAAATTAGTCACCAAAAAAAAGTCATCCTTCGAAAAAGTGACAACCTTTCCACAANcatcattttcaaactccaactccttgtatttttcttctagTAGATGGACATGTAAGGTGTCCTTCGTCACTCGATTACCAAAATACTTGATTGCAAGTTTATACAAGGATTGTTGGTTCTGATCAACTCGTGTTGGGGTTCGCCACAAACCAGTCATCAACAAAAAATCATCCTTAAAAAATGCGACGACCTTTCCACAAATAGAGAATGACATGAAGTATGATCTCGTCCTCTTCACTTCTCTCAGCAATATGTGATGGATAATTGGGCTATTAAACACCATGTCAACGTCTACAAATAGCCCAAAAACTATTCTCTTGAACATGTCTAACTGCCTTGGCGTAAGCTTCTCTTTCACAATCTTGTTTGCATTAGCAATATGGGCCAAGCTCATTACTTGACTGGAAAATCGGTCGGCTACGATATTCTGAAACGTGTtgccatcttaaatcactcttGCATGAAATAAAGAATCAATCAGTAAACtctttcagaaaaaaaaaaaattgtaaaacaaCATTCTGTTTAAATCTCGCTGGCATTGCTCTCACTGGATTTGCTCTCGCTGGCATAGCTCTCTCTGGTATCGCTCTCTCTAGTGTCGCTTTCTCTAGTATCGCTCTCTCTGATGTCGCTCTCTCTAGtaactctcacttatctcgctcacattctctctttttacttgTCTTTAACCATAAAACACATCGAAAAtcagaaaaataaacaaaaaaaccataggttcgTAGTATTTCTAAACCCCAGAACAACCCACCCTttctggtgtcgctctctctagtatcgctctaccgatttcactctcacttatctcgctcacaaactctttctactcgtcttcaaccacagagcacatcaaaaaccaaaaagaaaaaaaaaaaaaaaacaaaaaaaccataggttTACAGTATTTCTAAACCCAAAATGACCCACAAAGCCCCATTACTGATCAGTTTAAGACATTTTTAGGCACAGATTGAAAGATTTACTGATCAGATTCAATTTGTCGGTGACAGTGGAATCGTTTGCAAGCCAAAATGATGGATTCTAaagagtttttagtttatgagcgatACGAAGCCGTTAGTcttggaaaatttgaatgaagagtttttagttttagtGGATTTTCAAAGACGAAGAGGTAAGGATGGCGATGATGTCAGCAGAGgatcaattgacattattttttaaaaataaaattttcaagatTTAATAACATtaggaaaacaaataataaatataaaaacttaAGTTTTTGGGTAAATTAGTAATTTAAGATGATATCAACGTAAGTGATCGAAAGAAGTCTTGTGTTTAAGTCCCTAGAATATTGTTTCttctgcaatttttttttttttttttcttctttgcctTCATTCATCAGTTAAGCTTTTGGTCAATCTGCATTTTAAGATAAACCAATATAAGTCTATCAAAATTCACCGAAGTGTATTAATATGACGAAACCAGTGGACCCAAATCAAATGGACGAAATTGATTTCACTGgcaatattatatttttatgatatcTGAAATTGGTTGTTAACTTGTTAGTTTATTACTCTTCGTCAATCGCCGTTCACTGTCAGAAATCTGCTAAGCCAATAGCCAGGGATCCACGATTTGAGCTAAACAATTTCTCAGGTCGAATCGAATCATTCGATTTCAAGATGGCGAAGCTACCCAAGATCGCTATCCTTGGAGCTGGTACATTCGTCAAGACACAGTATATTCCCAGGCTCGCTGAGATCTCTGATCTTCTAATTGTTAAGACTATATGGAGCCGCACCGAGGTCCTTCATTCATTTTAGCTTTGATCCTTTGCATCGTTTTGTATGTTTAGTGAAAACCGGTAAACAACAATATGATTTCGAACTTATGGCTAGTAATGCTGGCTTGCAGGCATCGGCAAAAGGTGCCGTCGACATTGCCAGAAAATACTTTCCGACGGTGGAGTGTAAGTGGGGTGATGCCGGTCTTGATGATATCATTCAAGACAATTCAATACTTGGAGTTGCGGTTGTATTAGCTGGACAAGCTCAGGTATCTTATTGTCAATTTGTTTATGGATCGCAAACGTACTGACGTTATTGCTCATGTAGTTTTAATTAGATATTATGTGTTCAGAGTTTTTGTATATGTAGAGCCACAAATGTAAGCTCCTCGAACGATTTTCACAATTTTTATTCAGTAAATGTTGTTTAGTTGGCTATTTATGCCAAAATCTTTTCCCCTATAATTCTTTTGGATTCGACCAATGTTCAGTCATAATATGTCCCGATATATAATTCACAGCACTCTGTCCAACTTCCACTTTTGAATTAAGAGATGACATATTGAATACTATTGCCTTCTCGTCTAAGACCGATTATATTTAGAGCAGACTTgacattattataatttttaatctGGTGGATAGTAAAGGGAAAACGTCGTATACATTATAATTTACATTAACTTTTACATCACGTGCATTGGCACCCTATGTGCTGTTCTTTTCATATGAGCTATGCCTTGTAGGTTGATATGTCATTGAGATTGCTCAAAGCAGGGAAACATGTTCTCCAAGGTAATTCATACCTCAACTAAGATTAAGAATAAATCGAAGTTTTGCTTGCTTCTCTGATTATTTCTCTATTGGTGGATTCACTCATAAATCACGTGCTTGACCAATTCCCCTCCAAACAGTAGCATAAGTGGTGTTAAGGGGACTGTGTGCAGTCCATTCACACGAGCAGTTTGAGTCGCTTGGCTTTCATATCCTATGTTAATTGTGTGGTTGATTAGTAAGTGTAGCTTAAGAATCTCAATGATGGATGCTGAAGTCCTAGAGATAAATCTTTTATGACCAGACAGTGAAGGTCCCTTCATCTTTGAGCGACTATTTTGTTGATTATGCTTATTTTGGCCGACCAATTTTGGtgaaaagaacaaaaacaacaGTAAAGAAGAAGACAATGCAACTCATTCCGTGGATGGCTAGTGATTTAGAAGATATATGTGCATACTTTTGTGTGAGTGTGACATGTCTTACATGGGCTGTTGATTAATTAGTTGTCACATTTTCAATTAACTAGTTTTAGATTTGTCTCTTGCCGTTAGAAGTGAAAACATCCATTTGTAAAAGGTTTAATCACAGATTTGACAGAACTTTCAATTGAGATCGTCTTTATGGTTCTCCACCAACATGGATCACTTAGCTTTCACTATAGAGTACCGGTGTTGAGTGTTGTTCCTGATGGTTCGTTACCTAATATATTGTCCCAAAGATGCATGCAGAACTTCTATTAGAGTTTTATAAGGAccaatttttctattattattattattattttatgatatgAAATAATTAAGGGACTGAAATTTTTAACGTTTAGGTGCTTCCTTAGAGCTGCTTTGGATAGTACTAGCATCATAATTTGGGTTCTATGATTCTTGCAAACCAACAGTGAAAAACTGCCTGAAGTGAGGTTGCGACATGAAGTAACCTAAACCAAAAGAAAAGCATTTTAGCTCTTGCATTAGATACTTCCTATTGGTATATGGTTCTGTACGATAGACTAATGTCCTTCTTGTTGGGAAATTTTGTATGTATTGTCTCGAAATTTCATGGATCTGAAGAGAAACCAGCAGCATCCTGTAAGTAtcctatttattaatttattttcattactatTTTAAGTATCAGTTAAACTGTTCGCACAATTCTGCTCACTTACTCCTGACGTCTATATTCCTTCTTAAACGGGCTACTGTTGTATATTAGTTTCTTGATCACCACCCAATCATGATATCATGCtgtaaataaattgttttccCCTTGTTGCATCTCAATTCTGTTGGGACCCAGTCTCTCTCTTGAGAAATGAGAATATTGATCTGGAATTCGTAAATGTGTTGGTCATTTGATGTTTAGGCATCGACAATATTGATCTGGAATTATAAATCTTCAATTGCCTATACTATAGATCTCAATGCATATCACAATTTACCGAGACTAGATTTTGTCTTCCTATTACCACTAATTATGAAACTGAGAGGACAATGAAATGGACCAAAGTTCAGCCAGATATGTAAATCATGCAACTTTATAGATCatgaagaaaaattattaattatttcaccTTATAAGTTATATCGACTTGAAGATAGGGGCTCTTATCTTAACCTTTTTCGTGCAaagtaaaaaaggaaaaagaaaaaaaataaaatcaatatcaTCAATCAACCATGAACCCCATAAAACTTGGAAAAAAAGTTACTTGCCACGAATAGAGACCATAGTTTCCTTGATCTTAAGACAACCATGGTCAATTAATTCTAGGTATATGCGTAAAGTGCATCTGTTTCCGAATCTCCACCTAAAAAGCAGCAGCCAGAATGGCTTGGATCTTTTATCAATGGTCAAAGTTGAagatattaaaaaatcaatttctaaATTGGTAATATGGTGGTAATGCAGCGATAAGTGAATTGGAATATGCACTTTCAAGCTACAACTCTTTAAGTGCCAATTTTCTCCATCAACCATTATGGGCCGTGGCAGAAAATTATCGATTTGAACCAGCATTTGTTGAGGTACTTGTTTGtagatatttatttatgtttttgtcGTCTTTCCAGTACTTCGGCAAAATGCTCTTTATCATTCTGTAGTGCAAAAACTTAATTGCTGACATTGGGGATATGATGACCGTCCAAGTGATTGTTGAAGGATCAATGAATAGTTCGAACCCCTATTTCTCAAGCTCTTGGCGGCGCGACTTCACTGTAAGTGTTCTTCTAGTAAACAATCACAATACAATTCTTAAATATTCTGTATGTTGTTTTCATTTCCCCCGTCATATCATTATTGTCATGTTTTACACTCTTCCATGGGAGAATATGATGTGCTTATTCTAGATGGAACTATTGTGTAATGGAATGCCAAATAACAAGTCCTCTACTTTCATTGTATAGAAACTGGGATAAATATTGTTCTGGTATGCATCTTGTATCTCTAGTGGTGTGTTTATCTATGTTATCCCTTTTTTTTCTATCACATTGATGTATTCTTAAATCTTATCTTACATTGACAACATGTCTTCACTTGTGTCAGGGAGGTTTCATTCTCGATATGGGCGTACACTTCATTGCTGGATTAAGGATGGTAACTGCTCTTGAAACTCTCTCCGGAAAAGCAattaatttctatcctactgGCTATTACATTGTCGTTGATCAACCAttactatttttcttcttcttaatgttcaaaatgtttttcttctcaAAATTGACAAAACCTATTAAACCAGTACAAGTCTCAAGTATGTAAATAAGATGACGTGGTGACGAACTACAAGCCTGGCTGTTGCAAAGGCTCTGATTtctggggaaaaaaaaaaccaccttTAGTCATACATGGCATTTAGGTTTCCTCCCCGGCGGCACCATCCTTGATATATAATATCCTTTTTCTAGGAagaaatgataggcatattttTAATTTGGAAATGTTAGTTTCCTTTATTTGTGAACAGCTTGTTGGTTGTGAGGTGGTATCAGTGTCAGCGACTACCTCCTATGTGGACAAATCTTTACCTCCGCCAGATAACATATCCTCGCTCTTGTAAGTTTCTTTTGCCTAGTGCTAATTAAGTCCCCAACAAGTTTGAAAACCTAGAAATTAAGAATGGTGACGTTTTTCCTTCCTTTAGCCAACTGGAGAATGGATGTTCAGGTGTTTTTGTAATGGTAGTCTCCTCAAGATCACCCAAGGTATGCTGCTATGCAGGAAGTAGGAAATTcattcttaattttcaaaaaattgtttcatTTGGTCACCGACTTTTAATCTCTTCAGATATTCTGGCGAGTTGTGGGATTAAAGGGAACGCTGCAGATCGAGCGTGGGAACCAGGATGGAAAACATGGCTATCTGGTATATAGTTATTCAAAGTCTATCTAGTATTTTCTTCTAAGAAATCCTCAGCTTAGTTTTGGGCACTGCTTGTAATCAAAGcttcaaatccttcatttgtCCAAGCGATGATCTAGCTCCCACGGTCTTTTTCAAATATGACCCATTTCTTTTGTTGATAACTTTAAGTTGGTGTTCAGGTTTCCTTCGCTGATGCTAGTGGACTGAATAGATGCTCCTTCTATCCATTCAGTGGAGTTACAGAAGAACTAAAAACTTTTATTCATGCTATTTCTGCAGAGGTAATATCATGGATAAACAATACATGGCTTCTTAAGTGTGAAGtcaagatattttttttttttttttttttccgttcttttattattagttagttgtgtttggtttaaaaattaaattttaaccaATTGAAAGGATTTTTTTGCAAAGAAATGTAGAAGTAAAACtagattgaaaaaaaatctaaaagtgATTAGAAAGCACTCAAGTGTTTCTAGGAAAAACATCTAAACAATTTTCATCCAAGATTGTCAAGGATTTCTGCTTTCATTGTAGGGGAGTGATTATAAAGCTGATGCTCGTATATCTTTCATCGAGGGAGCTAGGGATGTTGCGGTGCTAGATGCAATGCTTGAATCCGGAGCAAAGCATGGGGCTCCTGTTCAAGTGAAAAGATTTTAACTTTAGAATACCTGACATGGTGTCTGTTAACATAATTAGGTAATATTAGTGTAGCCCTTGTCCAATTAGAATTGCATTTTTTAGAAACTGATAAAGTATGTTTCTGAAACATCTCAGAATGCATTCAAGAAAGACTTGACTTGCACTTACTTTTCATATTTACTTTCCTTCcttcattcaacatttttattgtaatAAAGAAGAAACTTGATCTATGATTCATTCTTCTTAAACTTTCACTGAATTTATTGTATTTCCATAGAAATTGGTCGCATGCTTCGTAAATCATCTTTTGGCATTTCAAGCGCACTAAATTCTTAAGCAC from Benincasa hispida cultivar B227 chromosome 10, ASM972705v1, whole genome shotgun sequence carries:
- the LOC120088587 gene encoding glucose--fructose oxidoreductase isoform X2, with protein sequence MAKLPKIAILGAGTFVKTQYIPRLAEISDLLIVKTIWSRTEASAKGAVDIARKYFPTVECKWGDAGLDDIIQDNSILGVAVVLAGQAQVDMSLRLLKAGKHVLQEKPAASSISELEYALSSYNSLSANFLHQPLWAVAENYRFEPAFVECKNLIADIGDMMTVQVIVEGSMNSSNPYFSSSWRRDFTGGFILDMGVHFIAGLRMLVGCEVVSVSATTSYVDKSLPPPDNISSLFQLENGCSGVFVMVVSSRSPKIFWRVVGLKGTLQIERGNQDGKHGYLVSFADASGLNRCSFYPFSGVTEELKTFIHAISAESDYKADARISFIEGARDVAVLDAMLESGAKHGAPVQVKRF
- the LOC120088587 gene encoding glucose--fructose oxidoreductase isoform X1; protein product: MAKLPKIAILGAGTFVKTQYIPRLAEISDLLIVKTIWSRTEASAKGAVDIARKYFPTVECKWGDAGLDDIIQDNSILGVAVVLAGQAQVDMSLRLLKAGKHVLQEKPAASSISELEYALSSYNSLSANFLHQPLWAVAENYRFEPAFVECKNLIADIGDMMTVQVIVEGSMNSSNPYFSSSWRRDFTGGFILDMGVHFIAGLRMLVGCEVVSVSATTSYVDKSLPPPDNISSLFQLENGCSGVFVMVVSSRSPKIFWRVVGLKGTLQIERGNQDGKHGYLVSFADASGLNRCSFYPFSGVTEELKTFIHAISAEGSDYKADARISFIEGARDVAVLDAMLESGAKHGAPVQVKRF